In the Topomyia yanbarensis strain Yona2022 chromosome 3, ASM3024719v1, whole genome shotgun sequence genome, one interval contains:
- the LOC131691765 gene encoding kelch domain-containing protein 10 homolog, with product MKILILLFYKFLAEILDILNKFFNVPKLRNLREIVDAKAEQLEDMSSDTALLTALDSVKVYIFRPYEVKRIKYKSYTKNGRSRPYARSGHRIVCNDSTIYCFGGFNPNMTEVNDDDEASCLFQELWKFDIIRREWTLIMGPNNDLPQELASNAMLLQGDFLVVYGGTGFPFGVNCSNRIYFCQPGKKPKAMTEMEVKGDCPPAQYGQTILYHDGFLYTIGGTEGFDYTCDVYRLNVSSKTWECAYTCRQDIRDDPPGRYRHEIAFDNGKIYVIGGGTSDSAFSLASIPTYDIKQNVWTYTATKPDPKLPLPGVPSARKCHSCVQYKTENGTEVVIAGGYDGRLYYGDIWKLNLNNLEWRLMQKSVLPYPLFFHDAASNNEGCMYIFGGIKFSFNNNVRTNVIYKMWTTIPKLSEISWEAVLHYWPSLPKQSKGALLAVGIPAKFVRRVHEI from the exons atgaaaatattgattttgcTATTTTATAAATTCCTTGCTGAAATATTAGACATCTTGAACAAGTTTTTCAACGTGCCCAAATTGCGAAATCTTCGCGAGATTGTGGATGCAAAAGCAGAACAACTAGAGGATATGAGTAGTGATACAGCCTTGTTAACTGCTTTAGACTCTGTGAAGGTGTATATTTTTCGACCGTACGAAGTGAAGCGTATCAAATATAAGAGTTATACAAAAAATGGGAGATCAAGACCATACGCTCGCAGTGGACACCGGATTGTTTGCAACGATTCAACCATTTATTGCTTTGGAGGATTCAATCCGAATATGACAGAGGtcaacgatgacgatgaagcTTCCTGCCTGTTTCAAGAGCTGTGGAAGTTCGACATAATACGGAGGGAATGGACCTTGATTATGGGACCTAATAACGACCTACCGCAGGAACTGGCTTccaatgcgatgcttttgcagGGAGATTTTTTGGTG GTGTATGGAGGAACTGGTTTCCCATTCGGCGTGAACTGTTCAAACAGGATTTATTTTTGTCAACCAGGCAAAAAACCAAAAGCAATGACCGAAATGGAAGTTAAAGGTGATTGTCCGCCAGCACAGTATGGGCAGACTATATTGTATCACGATGGTTTTTTGTATACAATTGGCGGAACTGAAGGTTTTGATTACACTTGTGATGTTTATAG GTTAAATGTATCATCTAAAACATGGGAATGTGCCTACACCTGTCGGCAGGATATCCGAGATGATCCCCCAGGTCGATATAGGCATGAGATTGCATTTGACAATGGAAAAATTTATGTTATTGGAGGCGGCACAAGTGATTCCGCATTTAGCTTAGCCTCAATACCTACATATGACATAAAACAAAATGTGTGGACATACACGGCTACGAAACCGGATCCTAAACTACCGCTTCCTGGTGTTCCATCAGCCCGGAAGTGTCATTCATGTGTTCAGTACAAAACAGAAAATGGTACAGAGGTAGTCATTGCTGGAGGATACGATGGTCGTTTATATTATGGTGATATTTGGAAGCTTAACCTGAATAATCTTGAATGGCGTCTAATGCAAAAATCAGTTCTACCCTACCCGTTGTTTTTTCATGATGCCGCATCAAATAATGAAGGCTGTATGTATATATTTGGAGGAATCAAGTTTAGTTTCAATAATAACGTACGCACGAACGTCATATATAAAATGTGGACAACTATTCCCAAGTTGAGTGAAATTAGCTGGGAAGCAGTGTTACATTATTGGCCTAGTCTGCCAAAACAATCAAAAGGAGCACTTCTTGCAGTGGGTATCCCAGCAAAATTTGTACGAAGAGTGCATGAAATATAA
- the LOC131689842 gene encoding transferrin 2 isoform X2 yields the protein MLRIVQSALIVLLIDFTVAQHNFDNVEFGQELVWCVTSTPELHKCRNFTVALERDYALFDNYFLNVSCHFGFDQDECMKLIDEGKAHAMMLDAGEVYTGGRYYSLVPIMQEGYDGGFTQYHAVAVIKKNTLRDVTNLRHLKGKKACFAWVGSHAGWTIPIYTLQREGGMEITDCNNHVKTATDFFGPSCAVNALVDKYNPIGDNSDKLCSLCTGKVPGGKCTPKDPYAGFEGAFRCLLEAGDIAFIQHTTVDEMVNSGLIHGVTADQFELLCKDGTRQPISEYRQCHWGLVQSHALVVSSARTSAERRRYKKFFTQAVNLYSSKAKRTNGTLINTDERLRNQNDRFNSNNRFESGRADDRFNNNNRFYTSTSTDRYNDYDGYNDDRDQQNNETRFYEKFELFESKRYGKQLNLMFQDNARYLAPIEENNQNFQNYLGSALNQIYGVRSCPVGRMTLCVTSDPEMEKCIKMRTALKAQLIKPEMLCLKAHSHVDCMRLVNSGQADVVVLDASDVYTGGLNYDLLPFMSEIYDLGRPEYYVVAVAKEEDPDTELTYLKGKYTCHSGINTAAGWVYPMAYLISNGWIRPYGCDSIRAAAEYFTKSCVPGAISNEYNTGVPYDNLCDLCRGGSFRYCRRDASEDYYGNSGAFRCLVEGGGHVAFVKHTTVLENTGGKRREWWARNTLPDDFELLCPDGTRAEISEYKKCNLGKVKANAIVTRGGHSYNATQLNAYINLFTYAQQFYGRRDADEFSFSLFYSNPPYHDLIFSDATRELRLIPGNIRWFDAYLGPDFLRARRITDCHAAKY from the exons ATGTTACGTATTGTTCAAAGTGCCTTAATAGTATTATTAATTGATTTCACCGTTG CGCAACACAACTTCGATAATGTAGAGTTTGGACAAGAACTGGTATGGTGCGTTACAAGCACACCAGAGCTGCACAAATGTAGAAACTTCACTGTTGCACTGGAACGAGATTATGCATTATTCGACAATTACTTTCTTAATGTGTCCTGCCATTTTGGATTTGACCAAGACGAGTGTATGAAACTTATAGATGAAGGTAAAGCACACGCAATGATGCTGGACGCCGGCGAAGTTTATACTGGTGGAAGGTATTATTCGTTGGTCCCTATTATGCAGGAAGGATACGATGGAGGTTTCACACAGTATCATGCTGTTGCTGTGATCAAGAAAAATACTCTACGCGATGTGACTAACTTGCGACATTTGAAGGGGAAAAAGGCATGTTTTGCCTGGGTTGGAAGCCATGCCGGTTGGACCATTCCAATTTATACC CTACAACGTGAGGGTGGAATGGAAATAACTGATTGTAATAACCATGTTAAAACAGCAACTGATTTTTTCGGACCGTCATGTGCTGTGAATGCTTTAGTGGATAAGTATAATCCGATTGGTGATAACTCTGACAA GTTGTGTTCATTGTGTACAGGAAAGGTACCTGGAGGTAAATGTACACCTAAGGATCCATATGCCGGATTCGAAGGAGCTTTTCGTTGCCTTCTGGAAGCAGGCGATATTGCTTTCATTCAGCATACAACCGTAGATGAAATGGTTAACAGTGGACTGATCCATGGAGTTACGGCGGATCAATTTGAGCTACTGTGTAAAGATGGAACACGCCAGCCAATCTCAGAATATCGACAGTGTCATTGGGGCTTAGTGCAGTCCCATGCACTGGTCGTCTCATCAGCTAGGACAAGCGCTGAGCGTCGGCGATACAAGAAATTTTTCACGCAAGCAGTTAATTTGTACTCGTCGAAAGCTAAACGGACAAATGGAACGCTAATTAACACAGATGAACGGTTACGAAACCAGAATGATCGATTCAATTCCAACAATAGATTTGAAAGTGGACGAGCCGACGATCGCTTCAATAATAACAACCGATTTTACACTTCTACATCGACCGACCGATATAATGATTACGATGGTTACAATGATGATCGTGACCAACAAAATAACGAGACACGATTTTACGAAAAGTTTGAGCTTTTCGAATCGAAACGATATGGTAAACAGCTTAATCTCATGTTCCAAGACAATGCCCGCTATCTGGCGCCGATTGAggagaataatcaaaattttcaGAACTATTTGGGTAGTGCTTTAAATCAAATATACGGTGTTCGTTCATGTCCGGTAGGCCGAATGACTTTATGTGTGACATCCGATCCTGAAATGGAGAAATGTATTAAAATGCGG ACCGCGTTGAAAGCACAGCTGATTAAACCAGAAATGCTTTGCCTGAAGGCTCATTCTCATGTAGATTGCATGCGACTTGTAAACTCTGGACAAGCTGATGTGGTGGTCCTAGATGCGAGTGATGTTTACACTGGTGGTTTGAATTATGATTTGTTGCCATTTATGTCGGAAATTTATGACTTGGGGCGTCCAGAGTATTACGTAGTAGCTGTAGCTAAAGAGGAAGATCCAGATACCGAATTGACGTATTTGAAAGGGAAATACACATGTCATTCAGGTATTAACACAGCAGCGGGATGGGTTTATCCGATGGCGTATCTTATTTCCAATGGATGGATACGCCCTTATGGGTGTGATAGTATTCGTGCGGCAGCGGAATACTTTACTAAATCCTGTGTGCCGGGAGCAATTAGCAATGAGTACAACACAGGAGTGCCTTACGATAATCTGTGTGATTTATGCCGTGGTGGCAGTTTTCGGTATTGCCGACGAGACGCTTCTGAAGATTACTACGGTAACAGTGGAGCATTCCGATGTCTAGTAGAAGGTGGAGGACATGTAGCATTTGTTAAACATACAACGGTTTTGGAGAATACTGGTGGAAAGCGACGGGAATGGTGGGCAAGAAACACTCTTCCGGATGATTTCGAATTACTATGTCCTGATGGAACCCGTGCTGAAATTTCTGAATACAAGAAATGTAATCTTGGAAAAGTTAAGGCCAATGCTATTGTGACACGAGGAGGACATAGCTATAACGCGACCCAGTTGAATGCCTACATTAATCTTTTCACCTACGCACAGCAGTTTTATGGTCGACGAGATGCAGATGAATTTAG CTTTAGTTTGTTCTACTCCAATCCGCCGTACCATGATCTGATTTTTTCAGACGCAACTCGTGAGCTTCGTCTCATCCCAGGAAATATTCGTTGGTTCGATGCTTATCTTGGACCCGATTTTCTGCGGGCTAGGCGAATTACAGACTGTCACGCAG caaaatATTGA
- the LOC131689842 gene encoding transferrin 2 isoform X1, translated as MLRIVQSALIVLLIDFTVAQHNFDNVEFGQELVWCVTSTPELHKCRNFTVALERDYALFDNYFLNVSCHFGFDQDECMKLIDEGKAHAMMLDAGEVYTGGRYYSLVPIMQEGYDGGFTQYHAVAVIKKNTLRDVTNLRHLKGKKACFAWVGSHAGWTIPIYTLQREGGMEITDCNNHVKTATDFFGPSCAVNALVDKYNPIGDNSDKLCSLCTGKVPGGKCTPKDPYAGFEGAFRCLLEAGDIAFIQHTTVDEMVNSGLIHGVTADQFELLCKDGTRQPISEYRQCHWGLVQSHALVVSSARTSAERRRYKKFFTQAVNLYSSKAKRTNGTLINTDERLRNQNDRFNSNNRFESGRADDRFNNNNRFYTSTSTDRYNDYDGYNDDRDQQNNETRFYEKFELFESKRYGKQLNLMFQDNARYLAPIEENNQNFQNYLGSALNQIYGVRSCPVGRMTLCVTSDPEMEKCIKMRTALKAQLIKPEMLCLKAHSHVDCMRLVNSGQADVVVLDASDVYTGGLNYDLLPFMSEIYDLGRPEYYVVAVAKEEDPDTELTYLKGKYTCHSGINTAAGWVYPMAYLISNGWIRPYGCDSIRAAAEYFTKSCVPGAISNEYNTGVPYDNLCDLCRGGSFRYCRRDASEDYYGNSGAFRCLVEGGGHVAFVKHTTVLENTGGKRREWWARNTLPDDFELLCPDGTRAEISEYKKCNLGKVKANAIVTRGGHSYNATQLNAYINLFTYAQQFYGRRDADEFSFSLFYSNPPYHDLIFSDATRELRLIPGNIRWFDAYLGPDFLRARRITDCHAGATSLKLSMLNVILLTLALTYRTFL; from the exons ATGTTACGTATTGTTCAAAGTGCCTTAATAGTATTATTAATTGATTTCACCGTTG CGCAACACAACTTCGATAATGTAGAGTTTGGACAAGAACTGGTATGGTGCGTTACAAGCACACCAGAGCTGCACAAATGTAGAAACTTCACTGTTGCACTGGAACGAGATTATGCATTATTCGACAATTACTTTCTTAATGTGTCCTGCCATTTTGGATTTGACCAAGACGAGTGTATGAAACTTATAGATGAAGGTAAAGCACACGCAATGATGCTGGACGCCGGCGAAGTTTATACTGGTGGAAGGTATTATTCGTTGGTCCCTATTATGCAGGAAGGATACGATGGAGGTTTCACACAGTATCATGCTGTTGCTGTGATCAAGAAAAATACTCTACGCGATGTGACTAACTTGCGACATTTGAAGGGGAAAAAGGCATGTTTTGCCTGGGTTGGAAGCCATGCCGGTTGGACCATTCCAATTTATACC CTACAACGTGAGGGTGGAATGGAAATAACTGATTGTAATAACCATGTTAAAACAGCAACTGATTTTTTCGGACCGTCATGTGCTGTGAATGCTTTAGTGGATAAGTATAATCCGATTGGTGATAACTCTGACAA GTTGTGTTCATTGTGTACAGGAAAGGTACCTGGAGGTAAATGTACACCTAAGGATCCATATGCCGGATTCGAAGGAGCTTTTCGTTGCCTTCTGGAAGCAGGCGATATTGCTTTCATTCAGCATACAACCGTAGATGAAATGGTTAACAGTGGACTGATCCATGGAGTTACGGCGGATCAATTTGAGCTACTGTGTAAAGATGGAACACGCCAGCCAATCTCAGAATATCGACAGTGTCATTGGGGCTTAGTGCAGTCCCATGCACTGGTCGTCTCATCAGCTAGGACAAGCGCTGAGCGTCGGCGATACAAGAAATTTTTCACGCAAGCAGTTAATTTGTACTCGTCGAAAGCTAAACGGACAAATGGAACGCTAATTAACACAGATGAACGGTTACGAAACCAGAATGATCGATTCAATTCCAACAATAGATTTGAAAGTGGACGAGCCGACGATCGCTTCAATAATAACAACCGATTTTACACTTCTACATCGACCGACCGATATAATGATTACGATGGTTACAATGATGATCGTGACCAACAAAATAACGAGACACGATTTTACGAAAAGTTTGAGCTTTTCGAATCGAAACGATATGGTAAACAGCTTAATCTCATGTTCCAAGACAATGCCCGCTATCTGGCGCCGATTGAggagaataatcaaaattttcaGAACTATTTGGGTAGTGCTTTAAATCAAATATACGGTGTTCGTTCATGTCCGGTAGGCCGAATGACTTTATGTGTGACATCCGATCCTGAAATGGAGAAATGTATTAAAATGCGG ACCGCGTTGAAAGCACAGCTGATTAAACCAGAAATGCTTTGCCTGAAGGCTCATTCTCATGTAGATTGCATGCGACTTGTAAACTCTGGACAAGCTGATGTGGTGGTCCTAGATGCGAGTGATGTTTACACTGGTGGTTTGAATTATGATTTGTTGCCATTTATGTCGGAAATTTATGACTTGGGGCGTCCAGAGTATTACGTAGTAGCTGTAGCTAAAGAGGAAGATCCAGATACCGAATTGACGTATTTGAAAGGGAAATACACATGTCATTCAGGTATTAACACAGCAGCGGGATGGGTTTATCCGATGGCGTATCTTATTTCCAATGGATGGATACGCCCTTATGGGTGTGATAGTATTCGTGCGGCAGCGGAATACTTTACTAAATCCTGTGTGCCGGGAGCAATTAGCAATGAGTACAACACAGGAGTGCCTTACGATAATCTGTGTGATTTATGCCGTGGTGGCAGTTTTCGGTATTGCCGACGAGACGCTTCTGAAGATTACTACGGTAACAGTGGAGCATTCCGATGTCTAGTAGAAGGTGGAGGACATGTAGCATTTGTTAAACATACAACGGTTTTGGAGAATACTGGTGGAAAGCGACGGGAATGGTGGGCAAGAAACACTCTTCCGGATGATTTCGAATTACTATGTCCTGATGGAACCCGTGCTGAAATTTCTGAATACAAGAAATGTAATCTTGGAAAAGTTAAGGCCAATGCTATTGTGACACGAGGAGGACATAGCTATAACGCGACCCAGTTGAATGCCTACATTAATCTTTTCACCTACGCACAGCAGTTTTATGGTCGACGAGATGCAGATGAATTTAG CTTTAGTTTGTTCTACTCCAATCCGCCGTACCATGATCTGATTTTTTCAGACGCAACTCGTGAGCTTCGTCTCATCCCAGGAAATATTCGTTGGTTCGATGCTTATCTTGGACCCGATTTTCTGCGGGCTAGGCGAATTACAGACTGTCACGCAGGTGCGACATCACTGAAACTAAGCATGTTGAATGTGATTCTACTAACCTTAGCACTAACGTACAGAACTTTTCTGTAG
- the LOC131689842 gene encoding transferrin 2 isoform X3: MKEGYDGGFTQYHAVAVIKKNTLRDVTNLRHLKGKKACFAWVGSHAGWTIPIYTLQREGGMEITDCNNHVKTATDFFGPSCAVNALVDKYNPIGDNSDKLCSLCTGKVPGGKCTPKDPYAGFEGAFRCLLEAGDIAFIQHTTVDEMVNSGLIHGVTADQFELLCKDGTRQPISEYRQCHWGLVQSHALVVSSARTSAERRRYKKFFTQAVNLYSSKAKRTNGTLINTDERLRNQNDRFNSNNRFESGRADDRFNNNNRFYTSTSTDRYNDYDGYNDDRDQQNNETRFYEKFELFESKRYGKQLNLMFQDNARYLAPIEENNQNFQNYLGSALNQIYGVRSCPVGRMTLCVTSDPEMEKCIKMRTALKAQLIKPEMLCLKAHSHVDCMRLVNSGQADVVVLDASDVYTGGLNYDLLPFMSEIYDLGRPEYYVVAVAKEEDPDTELTYLKGKYTCHSGINTAAGWVYPMAYLISNGWIRPYGCDSIRAAAEYFTKSCVPGAISNEYNTGVPYDNLCDLCRGGSFRYCRRDASEDYYGNSGAFRCLVEGGGHVAFVKHTTVLENTGGKRREWWARNTLPDDFELLCPDGTRAEISEYKKCNLGKVKANAIVTRGGHSYNATQLNAYINLFTYAQQFYGRRDADEFSFSLFYSNPPYHDLIFSDATRELRLIPGNIRWFDAYLGPDFLRARRITDCHAGATSLKLSMLNVILLTLALTYRTFL, from the exons ATGAAG GAAGGATACGATGGAGGTTTCACACAGTATCATGCTGTTGCTGTGATCAAGAAAAATACTCTACGCGATGTGACTAACTTGCGACATTTGAAGGGGAAAAAGGCATGTTTTGCCTGGGTTGGAAGCCATGCCGGTTGGACCATTCCAATTTATACC CTACAACGTGAGGGTGGAATGGAAATAACTGATTGTAATAACCATGTTAAAACAGCAACTGATTTTTTCGGACCGTCATGTGCTGTGAATGCTTTAGTGGATAAGTATAATCCGATTGGTGATAACTCTGACAA GTTGTGTTCATTGTGTACAGGAAAGGTACCTGGAGGTAAATGTACACCTAAGGATCCATATGCCGGATTCGAAGGAGCTTTTCGTTGCCTTCTGGAAGCAGGCGATATTGCTTTCATTCAGCATACAACCGTAGATGAAATGGTTAACAGTGGACTGATCCATGGAGTTACGGCGGATCAATTTGAGCTACTGTGTAAAGATGGAACACGCCAGCCAATCTCAGAATATCGACAGTGTCATTGGGGCTTAGTGCAGTCCCATGCACTGGTCGTCTCATCAGCTAGGACAAGCGCTGAGCGTCGGCGATACAAGAAATTTTTCACGCAAGCAGTTAATTTGTACTCGTCGAAAGCTAAACGGACAAATGGAACGCTAATTAACACAGATGAACGGTTACGAAACCAGAATGATCGATTCAATTCCAACAATAGATTTGAAAGTGGACGAGCCGACGATCGCTTCAATAATAACAACCGATTTTACACTTCTACATCGACCGACCGATATAATGATTACGATGGTTACAATGATGATCGTGACCAACAAAATAACGAGACACGATTTTACGAAAAGTTTGAGCTTTTCGAATCGAAACGATATGGTAAACAGCTTAATCTCATGTTCCAAGACAATGCCCGCTATCTGGCGCCGATTGAggagaataatcaaaattttcaGAACTATTTGGGTAGTGCTTTAAATCAAATATACGGTGTTCGTTCATGTCCGGTAGGCCGAATGACTTTATGTGTGACATCCGATCCTGAAATGGAGAAATGTATTAAAATGCGG ACCGCGTTGAAAGCACAGCTGATTAAACCAGAAATGCTTTGCCTGAAGGCTCATTCTCATGTAGATTGCATGCGACTTGTAAACTCTGGACAAGCTGATGTGGTGGTCCTAGATGCGAGTGATGTTTACACTGGTGGTTTGAATTATGATTTGTTGCCATTTATGTCGGAAATTTATGACTTGGGGCGTCCAGAGTATTACGTAGTAGCTGTAGCTAAAGAGGAAGATCCAGATACCGAATTGACGTATTTGAAAGGGAAATACACATGTCATTCAGGTATTAACACAGCAGCGGGATGGGTTTATCCGATGGCGTATCTTATTTCCAATGGATGGATACGCCCTTATGGGTGTGATAGTATTCGTGCGGCAGCGGAATACTTTACTAAATCCTGTGTGCCGGGAGCAATTAGCAATGAGTACAACACAGGAGTGCCTTACGATAATCTGTGTGATTTATGCCGTGGTGGCAGTTTTCGGTATTGCCGACGAGACGCTTCTGAAGATTACTACGGTAACAGTGGAGCATTCCGATGTCTAGTAGAAGGTGGAGGACATGTAGCATTTGTTAAACATACAACGGTTTTGGAGAATACTGGTGGAAAGCGACGGGAATGGTGGGCAAGAAACACTCTTCCGGATGATTTCGAATTACTATGTCCTGATGGAACCCGTGCTGAAATTTCTGAATACAAGAAATGTAATCTTGGAAAAGTTAAGGCCAATGCTATTGTGACACGAGGAGGACATAGCTATAACGCGACCCAGTTGAATGCCTACATTAATCTTTTCACCTACGCACAGCAGTTTTATGGTCGACGAGATGCAGATGAATTTAG CTTTAGTTTGTTCTACTCCAATCCGCCGTACCATGATCTGATTTTTTCAGACGCAACTCGTGAGCTTCGTCTCATCCCAGGAAATATTCGTTGGTTCGATGCTTATCTTGGACCCGATTTTCTGCGGGCTAGGCGAATTACAGACTGTCACGCAGGTGCGACATCACTGAAACTAAGCATGTTGAATGTGATTCTACTAACCTTAGCACTAACGTACAGAACTTTTCTGTAG